Proteins encoded by one window of Pecten maximus chromosome 15, xPecMax1.1, whole genome shotgun sequence:
- the LOC117344049 gene encoding serine/threonine-protein kinase 16-like, with translation MNSIGLAYLLKMGCVCGRESLRINDRRFIVRSRLGEGGFSFVDLIEDARTHRTYALKRITCHSKDEERTAMQEVELMKTFKHTNLIPLEASSMIQVDKYTKTLDIISEVLIVMPCYSRGSAQDIMERLVKKGDKLPEEKIWEIFLGLCQGLKVLHKHNPPYAHRDIKPGNVMLSDDGQAILMDLGSAAKARVEISTPSIGRALQDEAAERCSMLYRAPELFNAEVGTTVDERTDIWSLGCTLYALAFLESPFDRAYQRGDSIALAVLSGNVKFPENSGYSGGIQETILRLMKPSAAERPFIDEVLQLVQTNSYSSSNRV, from the exons ATGAATTCCATAGGTCTGGCCTACCTACTGAAGATGGGATGTGTTTGTGGTAGAGAAAGTCTACGAATCAATGATAGACGTTTTATTGTGCGCTCCAGACTTGGAGAAGG aGGGTTCAGCTTTGTTGATCTCATCGAAGATGCACGTACACATAGAACATATGCTCTAAAGCGGATTACATGTCACTCCAAGGATGAGGAACGGACAGCTATGCAGGAGGTGGAGTTGATGAAGACATTCAAACATACAAACCTTATTCCTCTTGAAGCATCATCCATGATACAAGTGGACAAGTATACCAAGACACTTGACATCATTAGCGAAGTCCTCATAGTGATGCCCTGCTACAGT AGAGGATCAGCTCAAGATATAATGGAGAGACTGGTGAAAAAAGGAGACAAATTACCAGAGGAAAAGATATGGGAGATTTTCCTCGGTCTGTGTCAGGGCCTCAAAGTACTCCACAAACACAATCCTCCTTATGCACACAG agACATTAAGCCTGGCAATGTGATGCTGTCAGATGATGGACAAGCTATTTTGATGGATCTGGGTTCAGCAGCCAAAGCCAGAGTCGAGATCAGTACGCCGTCTATAGGGAGAGcattacag GATGAAGCAGCAGAAAGATGTTCCATGTTATACCGAGCTCCGGAACTCTTTAATGCGGAGGTGGGAACAACTGTGGATGAACGGACAGACATCTGG TCTCTCGGCTGTACCCTGTATGCATTGGCATTCCTCGAGTCTCCGTTTGATCGTGCCTATCAGAGAGGAGACAGTATCGCCTTGGCTGTGCTCAGTGGAAATGTCAAGTTTCCAGAAAATTCTGG ATATTCAGGCGGCATACAGGAGACGATATTACGGTTGATGAAGCCTAGTGCTGCAGAACGTCCATTCATAGATGAAGTTTTACAACTAGTGCAGACAAATTCTTACTCCTCCAGTAATCGAGTATGA